The following proteins are encoded in a genomic region of Hirundo rustica isolate bHirRus1 chromosome 15, bHirRus1.pri.v3, whole genome shotgun sequence:
- the MAFK gene encoding transcription factor MafK encodes MTTNPKPNKALKVKEESGENAPVLSDDELVSMSVRELNQHLRGLTKEEVIRLKQRRRTLKNRGYAASCRIKRVTQKEELERQRVELQQEVEKLARENSSMKLELDALRSKYEALQTFARTVARGPITPTKVATTSVITIVKSAEISSSSVPFSAAS; translated from the exons ATGACGACTAATCCCAAACCGAACAAGGCATTAAAG GTAAAGGAGGAGTCAGGAGAGAATGCCCCAGTGCTGAGTGATGATGAACTCGTGTCAATGTCCGTACGGGAGCTGAACCAGCACCTGAGGGGTCTCACCAAAGAGGAGGTCATCCGTCTGAAGCAGCGGAGGCGCACGCTGAAGAACCGGGGCTACGCTGCCAGCTGCCGCATCAAGCGTGTGACTCAGAAAGAGGAGCTCGAGAGGCAGCGGGTCGAGCTGCAGCAAGAGGTGGAGAAGCTGGccagagaaaacagcagcatgAAGCTAGAGCTGGATGCCTTGCGCTCCAAGTACGAAGCACTCCAGACCTTTGCTCGTACTGTGGCGCGAGGGCCTATTACCCCGACCAAAGTCGCCACCACCAGTGTCATCACCATCGTGAAATCAGCCGAAATCTCATCCAGTTCTGTGCCGTTTTCAGCAGCCTCCTAG
- the TMEM184A gene encoding transmembrane protein 184A isoform X2 produces MSNATRAVPSPMAPGTPGPGTAARLASAPPFSAVALLTAGHNDSQDGQQLFLTTTAAHVISGIFVWSALIITFHQIYTHLRNYTIPKEQRYIIRILFIVPVYAFDSWLSLLLLGSHQYYVYFDSVRDCYEAFVIYSFLSLCFEYLGGESTIMTEIRGKPIASSCFYGTCCLQGMSYSIGFLRFCKQATLQFCIVKPLMAIITIILQAFGKYHDGDFNVHSGYLYITIIYNFSVSLALYALFLFYFATMDLLRPFDPVLKFITIKAVIFLSFWQGTLLAVLEKCGVIPEVQIIDGKEVGAGTVAAGYQNFIICIEMFFASIALRYAFTCQVYREKKENSTANLAPMQSISSGLKETISPQDIVQDAIHNFSPAYQQYTQQSMQEAERKAPGENGHVASKIDGQSSRKSKNIEKRMLILSDEEL; encoded by the exons atGAGTAATGCCACACGTGCTGTGCCCTCTCCCATGGCACCTGGCACAccagggcctggcacagcagccaggctggcctCAGCCCCCCCGTTCTCAGCTGTTGCCCTGCTTACGGCTGGTCACAACGACTCCCAGGATGgccagcagcttttcctgacCACGACAGCAGCGCACGTCATCTCTGGCATCTTCGTGTGGTCAGCACTCATCATCACCTTCCACCAG ATCTACACACACCTGAGGAATTACACCATCCCCAAGGAGCAGCGCTACATCATCCGCATCCTCTTCATCGTGCCTGTCTACGCCTTCGACTCCTggctcagcctcctcctcctcggcaGCCACCAGTACTACGTCTACTTCGACTCGGTGCGCGACTGCTATGAAG CTTTTGTGATTTACAGCTTCCTGAGCCTGTGCTTCGAGTACCTTGGAGGGGAGAGCACCATCATGACAGAGATCCGCGGGAAGCCCATTGC GTCCAGCTGCTTTTACGGGACCTGCTGCCTTCAGGGTATGTCCTACTCCATTGGGTTCCTGCGCTTCTGCAAGCAG GCCACACTGCAGTTCTGCATTGTGAAACCCCTCATGGCAATCATCACCATCATCCTGCAGGCGTTTGGGAAGTACCACGATGGAGACTTCAA TGTCCACAGTGGATACCTCTACATTACCATCATCTACAACTTCTCTGTCAGCCTGGCCCTTTACGCCCTTTTCCTCTTCTACTTTGCCACCATGGACCTGCTGCGCCCGTTTGACCCCGTCCTCAAGTTCATCACCATCAAGGCCGTCATCTTCCTCTCCTTCTGGCAAG ggacactgctggcAGTCCTGGAGAAGTGTGGCGTGATCCCTGAAGTTCAGATCATTGATGGGAAGGAGGTGGGAGCTGGAACAGTGGCTGCTGGCTACCAGAACTTCATCATCTGCATTGAAATGTTCTTCGCTTCCATTGCCCTGCGCTACGCATTCACCTGCCAGGTGtacagggagaagaaagaaaactcaaCAG CAAACCTCGCCCCGATGCAGAGCATCTCGAGCGGGCTGAAGGAGACCATCAGCCCCCAGGACATCGTGCAGGACGCCATCCACAACTTCTCGCCCGCGTACCAGCAGTACACCCAGCAGTcgatgcaggaggcagagcgCAAAGCGCCGGGGGAGAATGGGCACGTGGCCTCCAAGATAGAtggacagagcagcaggaagagcaaaAACATTGAAAAGAGAATGCTGATCCTGTCAGATGAGGAGCTGTAG
- the TMEM184A gene encoding transmembrane protein 184A isoform X1, producing the protein MSPALVRMSNATRAVPSPMAPGTPGPGTAARLASAPPFSAVALLTAGHNDSQDGQQLFLTTTAAHVISGIFVWSALIITFHQIYTHLRNYTIPKEQRYIIRILFIVPVYAFDSWLSLLLLGSHQYYVYFDSVRDCYEAFVIYSFLSLCFEYLGGESTIMTEIRGKPIASSCFYGTCCLQGMSYSIGFLRFCKQATLQFCIVKPLMAIITIILQAFGKYHDGDFNVHSGYLYITIIYNFSVSLALYALFLFYFATMDLLRPFDPVLKFITIKAVIFLSFWQGTLLAVLEKCGVIPEVQIIDGKEVGAGTVAAGYQNFIICIEMFFASIALRYAFTCQVYREKKENSTANLAPMQSISSGLKETISPQDIVQDAIHNFSPAYQQYTQQSMQEAERKAPGENGHVASKIDGQSSRKSKNIEKRMLILSDEEL; encoded by the exons atGAGTAATGCCACACGTGCTGTGCCCTCTCCCATGGCACCTGGCACAccagggcctggcacagcagccaggctggcctCAGCCCCCCCGTTCTCAGCTGTTGCCCTGCTTACGGCTGGTCACAACGACTCCCAGGATGgccagcagcttttcctgacCACGACAGCAGCGCACGTCATCTCTGGCATCTTCGTGTGGTCAGCACTCATCATCACCTTCCACCAG ATCTACACACACCTGAGGAATTACACCATCCCCAAGGAGCAGCGCTACATCATCCGCATCCTCTTCATCGTGCCTGTCTACGCCTTCGACTCCTggctcagcctcctcctcctcggcaGCCACCAGTACTACGTCTACTTCGACTCGGTGCGCGACTGCTATGAAG CTTTTGTGATTTACAGCTTCCTGAGCCTGTGCTTCGAGTACCTTGGAGGGGAGAGCACCATCATGACAGAGATCCGCGGGAAGCCCATTGC GTCCAGCTGCTTTTACGGGACCTGCTGCCTTCAGGGTATGTCCTACTCCATTGGGTTCCTGCGCTTCTGCAAGCAG GCCACACTGCAGTTCTGCATTGTGAAACCCCTCATGGCAATCATCACCATCATCCTGCAGGCGTTTGGGAAGTACCACGATGGAGACTTCAA TGTCCACAGTGGATACCTCTACATTACCATCATCTACAACTTCTCTGTCAGCCTGGCCCTTTACGCCCTTTTCCTCTTCTACTTTGCCACCATGGACCTGCTGCGCCCGTTTGACCCCGTCCTCAAGTTCATCACCATCAAGGCCGTCATCTTCCTCTCCTTCTGGCAAG ggacactgctggcAGTCCTGGAGAAGTGTGGCGTGATCCCTGAAGTTCAGATCATTGATGGGAAGGAGGTGGGAGCTGGAACAGTGGCTGCTGGCTACCAGAACTTCATCATCTGCATTGAAATGTTCTTCGCTTCCATTGCCCTGCGCTACGCATTCACCTGCCAGGTGtacagggagaagaaagaaaactcaaCAG CAAACCTCGCCCCGATGCAGAGCATCTCGAGCGGGCTGAAGGAGACCATCAGCCCCCAGGACATCGTGCAGGACGCCATCCACAACTTCTCGCCCGCGTACCAGCAGTACACCCAGCAGTcgatgcaggaggcagagcgCAAAGCGCCGGGGGAGAATGGGCACGTGGCCTCCAAGATAGAtggacagagcagcaggaagagcaaaAACATTGAAAAGAGAATGCTGATCCTGTCAGATGAGGAGCTGTAG